DNA from Fusarium musae strain F31 chromosome 7, whole genome shotgun sequence:
TTCTCGATTTGGCTCCTGCTACCTTGTGTGAATTTGGGAGCGGGCTCTTATTGGGCAAAGCTAATACTTGAAGTTCAACGCAGTGTGCTTTTGCATATGAGTCTGGGCTGTCTGGCTAAAAGCTGGGGAAGAGTTTGGACACACACGTCAGAGTGCATCACTTTAtgcttttcctttcttttcttttttcccgTCCAATGAATTCTTATTCTATCGAACCAATAAGAGGTTCTAATTATTGTGAGAGAAACCGAGAGATATCCGCTAAGGTAGCtaggggaagaaagaaaactcaggaccttaaccctaagtgataaaaatatttagttaaatttatcctaagcttaggagactctttattaagtttattttgataccttatatcaaggtttAGTATTTTCTTGCCCCTGCAGGGTCAGGCAGGATCTTGAGCATGTACCGGTAGCGGTAGTAGGCATGTACAGGATCCAATAGGGAGTCATATGATGCCCAATGGCATCATCTAACGGGACAATATGTcgaattaattaaattatctGTCTTAGCTCTTTGTGTGTCACTATGTTCGAAGAAGGAGGTCGCGTGCATCTCCGCTGGAAGAGGCATGTCATGCATGCAAGCCACTGTTCCAGAACAAAGGGTGACCGATGACGGACATTTTAGAATAACAGAAAGCTAGAAGCCTCGACAGGTTCCCGGCTGAGACAATGGTCATGTTTGGTGGTACCTCGGCGTGAAATTTGTACATGGAAGGATATCTATCCATAGGTCCTTTAAGCCGTAGTAGTTTTTACTCAAAGAACAGAACTAAAGAGAATAGTTGCTGGGCTGTTCTTCTGAGATTTGGGATGGTACAGATCAAATGACTGACAACCCCTGCCAGGCTGAGCATCCAAATCCAAGCAAAAGAGTTCATTAGCACCTTATTATTCGCGGCGTAACGGAAAAGGTTGTCTTGCGGGAGGGCCGAGTGTTCCTCTGCCCATGGAATACACATACAAAACTTGATATCTAAACCAAGGGAACGGGATGTTCGGGTTACAGAATGGCGGTATGCAATAGCTATCCCTGTTTGGAGACACTTTTGTTTTTATCTCTCATACATATATCCATGTCCATGGGGGTTCTTAAGGTAGAACGGAAGAGTTCCAGATGCCGCCCTGACTCTGGAGTACCCCTGGACACATGAGAATTGGCGGGGGTGGGACCAGTTACCCCTGTATAGATACCTGTGGCTTTTCGAGTTGAAAGCCAATTATATCGAGAGATATTGGAAGAAATCTCATATacaacatggccaagacaAGAACTTGATACAATTCACAGTACAAGAGAAGAGTGAGATATCCCAAAGTATCAGATATATCCAAATCGCAAAGTATCAAGACGTCAGTTGTGTCTAGGTTAGGTACTGATTCGCAAGTTTACCCTGTGGGAATGTCAATTTGGCGGGTGCCACCATGTCATCATATTTTTGGTCGCTCGAGGTTCCCCGATCACCTCATTACATCCAATACACAGTACATGCTCCAACGTTGATTCATCCATTTACAAGCCCAACTTTGACAATGAGCTCAACGGGCACTTTCTGATTTGGCCATAAACTCAACCTCTCCAACTTCACTCTCTCTCACAAAATATAACTGCTCACTGCCTACAAAAGCATTCAGCATCTCACACAATGGGTCTGTGATCTTCTTTCAATCTCCCCCATTATCTCCACTCCTCCACCCGGGGACTGCCCGCCGTCGTAACGACCATCGCGCGCCATCCTCGACTATTATTTCGTCGATTGccgcttggcttggctgttgttcttctcttctgggAGTCTCCCCTCCGTCAAAAGCTTCCCCTTGGAGACAAATACCAGCTGGCTACAATTATTGTCGAGCGCCTGATAGTCAATACCATCTGCTCGAAAAATTACCTATCCAGCCTCCGACACCGGCAGACCGTCTGTTTACTTGGAGATCCCTGCCCTGTCATCTGGCTTCTGAGCACTTAGCACTGAGCCTGAGCCGCCTGCttcagcacagcacagcacagcacagtgACGTCGGTTTGGCCCTGTCCGACTCTCCTGTGCGTCAACTTCGGCCCTGGATCCCTGTTGGTCCGCCAAACCGTTTTATCTGGACACAGCCATCCAGATTCCCCAATTCCGTCAATACCAGGCATCGGTTACTGTACAGCGTTCACGGCTTCACATTGCATTACCGTGCCGTACCGGACactgcttgcttgcttgccaggccaggccaggccaggccaggctaGCCAACTCTCGCCAGCACAGTTCGACACTTGAACGGCCTATTTCCAATCACACCTCCGCTAAATCCACAAGCTCTCCACTCCACACACTACACTGCCGTTGCTGCGCTCCCTAACTTAGAAGCCGGGGCTGCCATCGACAGAGGCCgagtttaaaaaaaaattcaCAATAGGACGTCAACACAGTTGAAGCTTGTAACCTTTCAATCCAGCCTCAGGTTCCATCTCGACTGGCTTCAGTCTCACTCTGACCTGTTTCGGATTGTCTCaggtcttctccatctcgtccTTGTCTCATCAACCGCAGTCGAGACTTCATTCCACCGCTTTAGAAGCTCTTGactcggtctcggtctcgttTCCCCCctcagaggaagagaaaaaaaaaaaactacgTACTCATCCCCCTCCGATTCGGGGCCCCTCCACATCCGTTTTCCGCTTCCGTCCTTCGCCGCATCAAAACTTTTTGCTCTTCTAGCCGACAACAACCTTCACCTCTACCACAAACCGACACATCCTCACCTTCACCATGGTGCGCAATATTGTTGTTCTGGGAGGTAACTCCCACCCGCAACTCACAGAAAATGTCTGCCAAATTCTGGGTGTTCCGGCGAGCAATCGCATTCTTGGAAAATTCTCTGGCGGAGAGAGTCGCTGCGAAATCAAGGACTCAGTCCGCGGCAAAGATGTCTACATCATACAATCTGGCTCCGGCAACGTGAACGACAACCTCATCGATCTCTGTATCATGATCTCAGCCTGCAAGACTGGCTCTGCGAAACGAGTCACCGCCGTAGTCCCACTCTTCCCTTACTCACGACAACCCGACTGGCCCTATAACAAAGCCGGCGCACCTTTGTCGCAGATCTCTGGCTCCTCCAAAGACTACACATTTGAGAGTGTCCCTCCCACACCTCGTCCAGGTGGCCCCAAGTCAGCTGGCCTGCCCAATGGTGTCAACAATTTGACCGAGAAGCTCTCGAAAACAGCTCTCGCAAACGAGGGCGCGACAAATGGTGCTAACGGCACTAATGGCATCTTCAGCACTCCTCGCCGCTCAGACACCATCTCGAGCAGCACCTCTGAAGCCCGTGGACACCACGCAGAGAACTCGACCTCTTCCCAGAGGAACGCCTACACCACCCACGACTATGAGAACCAGTCCAACATCTCAGCTTTCCAGCCTAAGCCTGGTTACAAGCAGTGGATTGCTCAGGCCGGTACTCTCGTTGCCGACTTGCTCACCTGCGCCGGTGCCGATCATATTATCACGATGGACTTGCACGATCCTCAGTACCAGGGCTTCTTCGACATTCCTGTCGATAACCTGTACGGCAAGGCGCTACTCCAGAACTACATCCAATCTCAAATCCCTAGTCACCACACCGCTGTCATTGTGTCCCCGGATGCTGGAGGTGCAAAGCGAGCTACTTTGATTGCGGACAGTCTCAAGACTGACTTTGCTCTGATTCACAAGGTAATACCACAGAACTCTGATTTTGCTGCTTTTGAAAACTCATGTCTTGCTACAAAGGAGCGACGGCCCATTCGATTTACCGAGCATCGCAACGCCAGTATGATGCTAGTTGGAGATGTGTCAAACCGCATCTGCATTCTAGTTGACGACATTGTCGATACTGGTAACACGATCACGCGTGCTGCGAAGCTCCTGAAGAAGGAGGGCGCTACTCAAGTCTATGCCCTCGTCACCCACGGTGTCTTCAGTGGCGACGCTATCGCTCGTATTAATGCTTCTGCCATTGACAAGATGCTCGTTACCAACTCTGTTCCTCAAAACGAGCATCGTCGTCTTTGCCCCAAGCTCGAGATACTCGATATCTCGGCCGTTTTTGCTGAGGCTATCCGTCGTGTTCATCACGGCGAGTCTATCAGCGTCCTTTTCCAGCACAACTAGAGTGCTGGGAGTGCACTTACGGTTTGTCAACAGAATTTCATCTACTCAAATCACCTAAGGGCTCGTTTCCTCATGAATAGCACCACGTCGAGATTACTGGGTACCCGTGTTTCCACGGGGCATTTTCCTCTGCTACGGATGTCGCAAGTTTTATCCCGAATTGCGGCGCGCTGATACGATCTGGGGTATTTTCGTTTGGAGTTTTCCGGGGAGCTTCTGCATCATACTGCATTCGCCGTCCGCCAGATTTGGTTTGCCGgcgttcttctttttctaaaAATTTCCCATTTACACTCATCGAACAACATCGATCAGGTACTTGGACCAGCACACGACAAGTGTGCGACGAAGATTATGGGAGGGTGGGATTTGGTTGAACGACTGCAGCGCGGGTTGGGGCACGGGTTAACTTGCTTTCTGCTATGCTGCACAATTTCACCTATTCCTTAGCCTGGACTATCGTGTTCTCCTTTTCCTGGGACCTAATTCTTCTCTTTGCTCTACACAATCTTTCCTAAACATCTGTCTTGGGGTAATACCTGTACTTCTTGACCTTTCGAGGTTGGAAAAAAAGAGTGGTATGTTTGGAGATATAAACCAAAGGACATTTCTCGGAGATTCGGTTCTCTCATCCCAGtcctgcactgcactgcaaaTGCATAGAAGTAAAATCAAAACGTAGACATTTGGATCAACCAAACAAAGTAGACAGGTGCTAGCCTAGTTGCTGTGCTGTAACGGGAGACTAGGTCGGCGGTTCAGTTAGCCTTGCAAATGGCGATGCTGTCAAAAAGTTcaagaaataaatatacaAAAAAAATGTTAAATATGTCACTTCATGCTGTTCCGGAATGTCGATCGTACGACGAAAACTACAGTAGATAGTTATATCACCAGTCAAATGAATAGTATATTTGTGAAGAGAATCATAGTAGAATTGGCTTTTATTGCTACCTGTAATCTACTAATTCGATGTCCTGAGTCTGGTTCTCAGCCAATTTCCCCGTTGGAAAAACAAGAGTACTCATAACTCGTAATTCGTGGCAAGGCGGGCACACAAAATCTATATCTATCAGAAAGGGGTCCCTAATTTGTTGATTCCACTAAGTCTCCGTAACGTTACTCATGGATTGCAACATCTGAAGATCGGAAGGGATCTGCCACCCATGGGCTGCAGCCGCTCGTCGGAACGCATCCACAGCCTCGAACATACTGTAGTCCATTGTCCCCAAACCTATATGACGGGAAATTTCGAGACGAGCTGGACGGTCCCTTTCGCAGAGATTCAATCTGACTTCAAGGAAAACCTTTTCCAATGAAAGAGCCGGGGACCAGCCTGAGTTTGTGAGCAGCTCTGAGCATATAGCGCCGCCAACGGTGACATGACCTCCACCTCCTTGAGCAAAAGGTAGAAAGCGAGGCCGTACCACTCGAACAAAAGGAGGCGATATCGGAAAAGAAGCACCAAATCGAAGCTCAAGCACGATGCTCGAGCATCCATGACTGGCCATGTCTTTGGCAAGTGGTAAGTCCCTGTCGAAACTGTGAAGCTCGACGAACCAATGAAAGAGATTATCcagcttgtcaaagtcaatgTACCATCCCAGCGTGGCTAAGTTGGTCTTGGACTGGGTCTTTTGTAGGTCTTTGATCTGGCCGTTGAGTGCGCGTAGAGCAGctggtgacgatgatgcccACGTAGGCTCAGCAAGCTTAGGAAGAGAATCAATGTCAAGCTGACCTGGTTGAAATGGTGTTACATCGTCAGGTCCCCGTTGCGCTTCACCCAGACCCGAGTCTGTAGACGTCCGCCGTCTTTTTCGTGTTCCCACCGACTGGAGAGCATCACCCTCATCATCCGAGGCTAGCAGAACATCGATATCATCACTTGTCTCCGGGCTTTCCAAAGAGTCTGAGCCGTTGAGATCAGGGCTTCCGTTTGAATCCGAATCATCGACCACGATAGGATGGCCTATGGATGAGCCCGGGCCATTCTGCTGGTCTTTTCCGAGTGCACGCCGGCGAGATTTTGGTATGGCTGATAGAGGGATATGAACTGGCTGCGTTCCATGAGTTAATTTATAAGCAGGGTCTTGTTCGATATAGTCCTCGCCCTGCACCCTCTCAGAAAACATTCTTTCACAGGATGGGGAAATCGAGGGTTCTGGTTGCCGTAGATGGGTTTGGACAAAGAGATAGCGGCACTGTATCCAATCGATCCTGTTGACGACGAAAAATGGATTCGTTGACACAAATTGAGATGGACTATTGACGATCTCACACATGCTGATAGCACTCGTGGCCTTCAATGCTGAGCTTGGCCACACTTTCGTATTTTCACGGTCGGAATATGCGAAACTAGTATCGAAATCTCTTGCCAAATAAACGCCGTCCCCATAGGCACGGCCATGAAGTGTGTTAGAAAAGTCAAGACCGGTTCGGATGATACTATGCCAGTTGGAAAGAGGGCTTCCATGCCATGCAAAGAGTGTTTGGTAGGTTTTGCCGGTTCGGAATCTCGGTATTTTCTGTAGCTCATCGAAGAAAATGTGTTCCTTTTCAGGAGAACCCTGGGCAAAGCGAAACTGCATCCACTGGTGGTCCGCGCTGCGGGAACGTCTGCTGCTGGCGCTGCTATTCTGTGTTTGTTCCTTTGCTGCAGATGCACCAGTAACTTGGTTGTCCAGTACAATATGTGACCTATTCGAGGCAACGATCCAATTCAGCAGACGGAGTGTTGACCCTTCGATTCCTCTCCAGGAGGATAGCTGGCGCCCGGGTACCTCTATGAGGTATTGTCTCATTGTTTGCACGGGTGGGATGCAACTTGCCATGAAGCGAAGTGCTTCATCACGATGCACAATTTCAAGTTCGTCGATGTCTTGACCATACTTGTGAATCAATACTCTTACACCACCCGGGGTAGGTTGAGTGACTTGATTCACAGAAATTTCTGGAGCTTCCTGTCCGATGGTTTCAAGACTCGTGAACGTATGCATGACCTTGAATGTAAAGTCGGTATCGATGCACGATTCGATATAACATAGATGTTTTTCGCGCTCTGAACACCTCATTAGTCTTCTTGTCCAAGCCGATACTTGAAATTATTTTGCAGGCTTTCGGTTTCACTTACGTCTTCTCATGACTGGTGCCTGCGAATCCAGCGTATTGGCTCCAGGGACGTAAAGCATCAGCCAATGGCCCGCTTTGATAGTTCTACAGGTATGAAGGTCTTTGGATTCAAACCTCAACAGGCCAGTTTTGAAGTAAGCATCTGCGCTGACCGGGGTAGAAGCACTCGGTGTGAAGGCTGACGAGGGACACTTGAGACCCAATCCTCTGGGGAACTCGCGGAGACGGGAGCGAATGACAGCAGCATAGAAGAAGCTCACAAGAAGGTCGACCACGTATGGGTTGTTGATAATCTCGTGTTCGATGCTCTGGCCGAAACCCAGGGACAAATACTGGTAGAGACAAAGCTCATTCTCGCAAACGAAAGGTTTTATGGCCTCAAACCCTCCTTTTGCTCTTCGATGGCAAACCAGACAGTACTTGGTGCATTTGATCAACCTCTGGAGGCCGAATTGCATCGCAACAAGAATAATGTTGAGCTCGTCTGCATTGCTTGACAGGTAATCATGCCGAAGGAACTCGAGCTCAAACGACTCATCAGATGACTCTCGGTCCTGACAGACAATTGTGTCTTGAGCGTGATCTAACATGTCTCTCGAATGGTGACCTAGGCTCAAGTTGTATTCCAGTTCTCGTGCTTCGTCCCACGATATTCCTTCTGATCTTCGCAGCCGTAGAAGAGCTGGGAAGAAACGGTTAAGGAGTGCGTCAAGAGACAATGACATAAAGAGCGGAATAAAGGATCCAGCGCTCTCTTCGTCCCCGTCTTTTAGCATTACTGGATCTTCCGCTCCTGTAAACATATGTCTCATGGATTTATAACTTGGCCGCGGACTGCTGCATTTACCAAGTTTGAAGCTCATCCGAGACTGGTCGGGAGAAAGACGTTGGAAATCTAATGCATGAGGATAAGTAGATGGCAGCTTGCAAAGCATGACGATGTTTTCTGTCGGCTCAATACCCCAAGCTTCCAGGGCATCTTCAGGGATTCCAAGTTTGCATACTTGAATAGAGAGCGAGAAGATACCGAAAGACGACTGGCGTATTTCTTCgggggagatggagatgcaGAACCCCTCTCGTTTGGCTTCTCGCAAGTGACGCTTCAAACGTATCATTGATTCTGGATCATCGGCTTCAGCGGCGTGCTCCGCGGCAGATGTGCTAGGCAGTAATGGGTCGATATCTATCTCATCGAACTCGGCTTCATAGAAGgagtcatcgtcatcggagagtatatcatcatcatctgatTCTTCGCCGTAATAGGGTGTCTGTGAAGTTGGGTCTTCGGAAGTGCtcagctttttagctagcaTCCCAGATATCAATGTGATGGCATCAGCGATAGTAATGCCATCGGTCAAGCTAGAGGTCTCTTCCAGCCACTTCTCTAAGTCTTTTGGTGTTTCTGAGGAAGTGAAGATCATGAAGCCCGGGTGTTTTGGGTACGAGTCTGCATCCTTTGATAGGGCTTGGATGTCGATGGAAGGTAGTTCGGCTCCATGTTCTGCTTCGGGCGTATAAGTGAAAGCCATCTCTCCCTCGGAATCGCCCTTGTGCAGATTTGATACATTAGGGAAGCTATCAAGAGCTTCTATCGCGGCCCTGAGGTCGAGATTGAATTGCTTGAGACCCATGGCCCCCCTCTCTCTGTttattgttgttgaaggGGGGAAGGGAAGAAGGGAAGAAGGGAAGTTGGAGGGAGAGGATTCTGGAATTCTGGGGGAAAGGAAAGATGACCTTGTGCCGAAATCTGACAGGTTCTGCCAAAGTTTGTTTATTTAATGCTCCAGCCATAGTTGACTGTGGTTGAAAGCCTGTGTCACGAAAgaacctaccttagtacctgAGCTCGATGGAGAGGGAGCGTGAAAGAGACGGGACGTCCAATACTCGGGTGGTAACAGGGCTGTTGCTGCCTGCCACTGTCACTGCCACCTTAGTCATTCAGAGACTCTAAAGTGATAGGGCCAATGAGAGCAAGGCTATTCTGCTGCTCAAAGTATCGGCCACATCATCAGGCAGTGGTGATACGAAGAGCGTTTGATGGATAAACTCACTTGATTTTATTCCACGTCTTTAACTACACGAACGCTCACATCGTTTGACATTGTGGATGGTATCAATATCCGTTCATCAATTATATATGGACCTGGGTCTACTTAGCTTAGATACCTAGGCAGCTAAGAACCCCCCCTGCTCAGCCCTACCAATGACGTCTAGGGCAGTGGACATTTATGGCAATGGCTTTGAACTATGTTGGCAGATAAGATACGGGCTCTTGAGGACCCATACATAGCTTGAGGCCTGTGATATTGTCATACAGTCAGTGTGAATTTGTGTAAGTACGACGGATACACCTGCAATAATCCCCCTTTGATCATTTATTGATCTGTATACCTTGATGTTTGCCTTTCTGAGCCTTGGCTTATTGAAGATTCAGAGAGTGGAGAGCTAGAGTTTCGGTGGATCCAAGTAGAACCCACTccagcttcaagctctttaGAACACAAACATCTCCTATAGGTTAGATAGCACTCTGTTGCTCAACCGAGTCCATGGTAGTCAAACAGCAGTAGCCTGGAGGATAATGGTATATTTTTGTGCTTGTTTGTGTTGCGAAGAAAGTTAATGGTCAGAATACTCAGAGTTCTATTCCGGCTGTTTTCTTTCACCAAAGACATGTCTGTATCCACTCAAGCTCCAGGTGACAACCCTGGTAGATGGCTTACATGAGTTTGGTGGCTCTATCTCCAAGTGAATGGCTGTATAATCTCAAACAGGTACACGAATCTATAAAATGCATTGATGTAGATCGATTGGCAATCAAATCTTGACACCTTCGCTAATCCATTGGCACTATTGACGAGACTTTGCCATGTCTTATTGCGTGACTCTCGCTCGTCTCACCCATGGACCCTTGCCCAACCCCTGCCACAATGGAAGGGATCACACCTCAGTACTACCCGGGATGGGCTGCTGCCTCTGTCAGCAATTCTCGTATTTGACTGCCCCTTCCCCTCCTTCATTTTGCGACAACAAATAACTCCTCTCCTCTACTTTACTCTACTTCATCCTCTACATAGTCGCATGTGCATGTTGTATCCTCTCGCTTCCTATAACATCATCGAAATGCTTCTTTGACCGTGAGAATTGGCGTGTCTCGACCAATCCAAGTCCGCTGCCCTTCGTTTCATCTTACATCAACAGCAAACGCATCCCACCAGCTTCATCCGTGATAACCGACTACCTCATTGACCAATTGGCCCAATGGCGATAAACATCTTTTACGGTAGACAACGCCGCTTCGTGTCTCGTCGCTTGACCTATCTCGTCCTCGTTCTCATTGTCTTCGCCTATTCAACCTTGACCCTGCTGTCTCCAAATGGCGCCCAAACCGATGCTGCCGAAGATGCCGCAAAAGCAGACGCttctggcaagatcaagacgtCTGTCGATGGTATCCGTCACTCGCTCAAGAAAGGCGTGACGGAGCTGAACCCGTTTCGTGGTCCTGCCCATCCACCACCGACTCGAGCACAAGATTCATACCAAGGCACTTCTTGGTGGGCTGATTGGAAGTGGTTATCTGTGCCGTTCTCCAGCTCCCTTACCCTTGATGAGGATAGAGCACTGCTTCCCCCGCTCCAGGATCGCCCATTCATTTATTGCTACTACGATGCAACGGTTAAGAAATCgagggaagaaaaagatgcTGACAgcgatcttcttctgacCTGGCGTCGCGCTTGGTGGGCTCAAGGTTTCCGACCAACCATTTTGGGTTCGTCTGAGGCCACTGGAAATCCGATGTATCAGGAACTTCAACGGCTTGAGGTTCAGCCCGAACTAAAAGCCGAACTTTTGAGATG
Protein-coding regions in this window:
- a CDS encoding hypothetical protein (EggNog:ENOG41); amino-acid sequence: MGLKQFNLDLRAAIEALDSFPNVSNLHKGDSEGEMAFTYTPEAEHGAELPSIDIQALSKDADSYPKHPGFMIFTSSETPKDLEKWLEETSSLTDGITIADAITLISGMLAKKLSTSEDPTSQTPYYGEESDDDDILSDDDDSFYEAEFDEIDIDPLLPSTSAAEHAAEADDPESMIRLKRHLREAKREGFCISISPEEIRQSSFGIFSLSIQVCKLGIPEDALEAWGIEPTENIVMLCKLPSTYPHALDFQRLSPDQSRMSFKLGAEDPVMLKDGDEESAGSFIPLFMSLSLDALLNRFFPALLRLRRSEGISWDEARELEYNLSLGHHSRDMLDHAQDTIVCQDRESSDESFELEFLRHDYLSSNADELNIILVAMQFGLQRLIKCTKYCLVCHRRAKGGFEAIKPFVCENELCLYQYLSLGFGQSIEHEIINNPYVVDLLVSFFYAAVIRSRLREFPRGLGLKCPSSAFTPSASTPVSADAYFKTGLLRFESKDLHTCRTIKAGHWLMLYVPGANTLDSQAPVMRRQREKHLCYIESCIDTDFTFKVMHTFTSLETIGQEAPEISVNQVTQPTPGGVRVLIHKYGQDIDELEIVHRDEALRFMASCIPPVQTMRQYLIEVPGRQLSSWRGIEGSTLRLLNWIVASNRSHIVLDNQVTGASAAKEQTQNSSASSRRSRSADHQWMQFRFAQGSPEKEHIFFDELQKIPRFRTGKTYQTLFAWHGSPLSNWHSIIRTGLDFSNTLHGRAYGDGVYLARDFDTSFAYSDRENTKVWPSSALKATSAISMCEIVNSPSQFVSTNPFFVVNRIDWIQCRYLFVQTHLRQPEPSISPSCERMFSERVQGEDYIEQDPAYKLTHGTQPVHIPLSAIPKSRRRALGKDQQNGPGSSIGHPIVVDDSDSNGSPDLNGSDSLESPETSDDIDVLLASDDEGDALQSVGTRKRRRTSTDSGLGEAQRGPDDVTPFQPGQLDIDSLPKLAEPTWASSSPAALRALNGQIKDLQKTQSKTNLATLGWYIDFDKLDNLFHWFVELHSFDRDLPLAKDMASHGCSSIVLELRFGASFPISPPFVRVVRPRFLPFAQGGGGHVTVGGAICSELLTNSGWSPALSLEKVFLEVRLNLCERDRPARLEISRHIGLGTMDYSMFEAVDAFRRAAAAHGWQIPSDLQMLQSMSNVTET